In Simplicispira sp. 125, one DNA window encodes the following:
- a CDS encoding CrcB family protein, whose product MLTSIAAISVGAAFGAVLRWLLSLAMNALVPALPLGTLAANLIAAYVVGLAIAYFGANPAIPVAWRLLIVTGFAGGLSRISGDLGLVVRTCFVFAFVLMLAAVLVPLDQIRALTWRNALWLGLSGVTTAGSWIFYYKAIKLGEVSTVALIDKGSVVVAWLLAWLLLGETLSPAKVIGGGMMVGGLLIIARG is encoded by the coding sequence ATGCTGACTTCCATCGCCGCCATCAGCGTGGGCGCAGCCTTCGGCGCTGTGCTCCGCTGGTTGTTGAGTTTGGCCATGAACGCGCTCGTGCCGGCGCTGCCGCTCGGGACGCTCGCAGCCAATCTGATCGCCGCCTACGTGGTCGGACTGGCGATTGCCTACTTCGGGGCCAATCCCGCAATCCCGGTCGCGTGGCGGCTGCTCATCGTCACGGGCTTTGCTGGCGGGCTCTCGAGGATTTCCGGTGACTTGGGATTGGTAGTGCGAACTTGCTTCGTGTTTGCGTTCGTCCTGATGTTGGCCGCCGTCTTGGTTCCCCTGGACCAAATACGCGCTCTCACGTGGCGCAATGCACTTTGGCTGGGACTGTCGGGCGTGACCACCGCCGGGTCGTGGATCTTCTACTACAAGGCAATCAAGCTTGGCGAAGTCTCGACGGTTGCCTTGATCGACAAGGGCAGTGTCGTCGTCGCTTGGCTCTTGGCCTGGCTGCTGCTGGGCGAAACACTATCCCCGGCGAAGGTCATCGGCGGCGGCATGATGGTTGGAGGGCTGCTTATCATTGCAAGGGGATAG
- a CDS encoding helix-turn-helix transcriptional regulator: protein MARKEIKPELQGMRKAITSHRSEIAALKREVKALTSQLKSSRRQIKVADEPKAKAAIEETGSKKPRQIQFNAQTLVEKRAALGITQKEMALLLGASSLSVYKWESGRVHPRAAQLERIAQVLKLGKRKALALLSPQ, encoded by the coding sequence ATGGCGCGCAAGGAAATCAAGCCCGAGTTGCAGGGCATGCGCAAGGCCATCACCAGCCATCGGTCCGAGATCGCCGCATTGAAACGCGAGGTGAAGGCGCTGACCTCTCAGCTCAAGTCCTCTCGACGCCAGATCAAAGTAGCGGATGAGCCCAAAGCCAAAGCTGCGATCGAAGAAACCGGATCCAAGAAGCCAAGACAGATCCAGTTCAACGCACAGACCCTTGTTGAAAAACGAGCAGCGCTGGGCATCACACAGAAAGAGATGGCTCTGCTGCTGGGCGCGTCATCGCTATCCGTCTACAAGTGGGAATCAGGTCGGGTGCACCCACGGGCTGCGCAGCTAGAGCGCATTGCCCAGGTGCTCAAGCTCGGCAAGCGCAAGGCTCTGGCATTGCTCAGTCCGCAGTGA
- a CDS encoding N-6 DNA methylase, with amino-acid sequence MSRSLRERLVQLGAAAENIVFFAGQIDTPLQYLDLVRLSKNDEQSVRPDCVIEVAGQPFLYVYDGSRVGSPWKSEEYWKAIKSTVASRADAPYVGVLTLEAFHVWQVEASHKPLDAYRFELANTFNPVIPALIQNEGSQFFPRSGKWLDERLFSLLWLTATSIREGCPKLTDSDVISLVGRGLFLRFLADRNYLERKTLLQAVDSSAGLAELFRWLDVEFNGNLLPIESLRYSDFDRSSDFTATVVPAFGRIMYGSMTAQLEFGWSDIRFQHVPVDLLSQVYEAFMHRYRKRQAKDKSVHYTPRRVAQLMVDQAFLGVEDKAHSELHVLDPAAGGGVFLVLAYKKIIEAHRSERGEVPNGRELRQILYRQIRGYDIDSDALKFAALSLYLTVLELEPEFAYGKSLPFEDLSNKCLFEMPDGSALLGSIGYLPPEGDTKFDLVIGNPPWTRVTTAANKVIEKHMSGIASRFQLLKPGSKVKNRRNAPDVAFLWMATQWAREGGIIAFAIHSRLFTRAEDTETRELTLRVAQVTGVVNGSLLRKSRVWPGVAAPFALLFAVNRQLEEDYDFQYFAPLPDLELNAQGLFRLDPQEAHIVGTAQLKRSPSSLKSLLRGSARDLSVVDKLRAATRLTVGSYWASNDLVSSDGYQLAGTSQDAAAILHWPNLTARAVESFSVTVGNLPRFDRKKVHRVRDPRTYLAPLLAVSESPPTNRDARPASLLCLSDMAYSESFVGYSASGLSDELAQDVVRWLHVLTSSSLALYWYLMTSAKFGVERDTILKEDIDSLPFVPPDRLTSQQRIEVRRLSASIERGECPWDEVDSTVARILKLSVVDRAVVSDTLASGLPFTENQRIAQLVPSYDELSEFCEQLERTANEVLATTKRAVRARPIGHRWSQSFGWRFVKLSFSGCRDEKSNADEQDEPLMAAFAKIAANFQTPRVIVNTKAGDVVVGMLAQRHFWTARGMMTLLAELFGETGHG; translated from the coding sequence ATGAGCAGGTCGCTGCGTGAGCGCTTGGTGCAGTTGGGTGCGGCAGCGGAAAACATTGTGTTCTTCGCTGGACAGATAGACACGCCACTTCAATACCTCGACTTGGTACGTTTGTCCAAAAACGACGAGCAGAGCGTCCGACCCGACTGCGTGATCGAGGTGGCCGGGCAACCATTCCTCTACGTTTACGATGGGTCGCGAGTTGGCAGTCCTTGGAAGTCTGAAGAGTATTGGAAAGCTATCAAGAGCACGGTCGCGTCCCGCGCAGATGCGCCCTACGTTGGCGTTTTGACTCTGGAAGCCTTCCACGTGTGGCAAGTGGAGGCTTCTCACAAGCCGCTGGATGCCTATCGATTCGAACTAGCCAACACCTTCAATCCCGTCATTCCAGCATTGATCCAGAACGAGGGATCGCAATTCTTTCCCAGGAGCGGTAAATGGCTTGATGAGCGTTTGTTCTCGCTGTTGTGGCTCACAGCGACAAGCATTCGCGAAGGCTGCCCAAAGCTGACTGACTCAGACGTAATTTCTCTTGTGGGGCGGGGACTGTTCCTGCGCTTTCTCGCGGACAGAAATTACCTCGAACGCAAGACGCTTCTCCAGGCTGTAGACAGCTCGGCTGGACTTGCAGAGCTATTCCGATGGTTGGACGTCGAATTCAATGGAAATCTGCTGCCGATCGAGTCGCTACGTTACTCGGATTTCGATCGTTCCTCGGATTTCACTGCCACAGTGGTGCCGGCCTTCGGGCGAATCATGTATGGCTCGATGACCGCTCAATTGGAATTTGGGTGGTCGGACATTCGCTTCCAACACGTTCCCGTTGATCTGCTGAGCCAGGTGTATGAGGCCTTTATGCACCGCTACAGGAAGCGCCAGGCAAAGGACAAAAGCGTTCATTACACGCCGCGCCGAGTGGCCCAGTTGATGGTTGACCAAGCATTCCTTGGGGTAGAAGACAAAGCCCACAGCGAGTTGCACGTCCTGGATCCGGCCGCGGGTGGCGGCGTCTTCTTGGTGCTGGCATATAAAAAGATCATTGAAGCCCACCGATCTGAACGGGGGGAAGTGCCCAATGGACGCGAGCTTCGGCAGATACTTTATCGTCAGATTCGCGGGTACGACATCGATTCTGATGCACTGAAGTTTGCCGCGCTATCTCTGTACCTGACCGTGCTGGAGCTTGAGCCTGAGTTCGCGTACGGCAAATCGTTGCCGTTTGAGGATTTGAGCAATAAGTGTCTCTTTGAGATGCCTGATGGATCGGCACTGCTGGGTAGCATTGGCTACCTTCCACCCGAAGGCGACACAAAATTTGACCTGGTCATAGGGAATCCGCCGTGGACACGGGTCACGACTGCGGCCAACAAGGTCATCGAGAAGCACATGAGCGGGATAGCCTCCCGATTCCAACTGCTCAAGCCTGGCTCGAAGGTCAAGAATCGCCGCAATGCACCCGACGTCGCTTTCTTGTGGATGGCGACCCAGTGGGCGCGGGAGGGTGGGATTATTGCCTTCGCAATTCACTCCCGCCTGTTTACCCGAGCAGAAGACACCGAGACCCGTGAGTTGACCCTTCGGGTAGCGCAAGTGACCGGCGTGGTGAACGGAAGCTTGCTGCGCAAGTCTCGTGTCTGGCCTGGCGTGGCAGCGCCGTTTGCGCTGTTGTTTGCGGTCAATCGCCAACTCGAGGAGGACTACGATTTTCAGTACTTTGCACCTCTTCCGGATTTGGAGCTGAATGCCCAAGGGCTCTTCAGGCTGGATCCCCAGGAGGCACATATTGTGGGGACCGCTCAGTTAAAGCGCAGCCCGTCTTCGTTGAAGTCTCTGTTGCGCGGCTCGGCCAGGGATCTGTCGGTGGTGGACAAGCTGCGCGCGGCAACCAGACTCACTGTTGGCAGCTACTGGGCGTCCAACGACTTGGTTTCTAGTGATGGATACCAGTTGGCTGGTACTTCACAGGACGCTGCCGCCATCCTGCATTGGCCCAACTTAACGGCCCGGGCGGTGGAGTCGTTCAGCGTGACTGTCGGTAACCTTCCGCGCTTTGACAGGAAGAAAGTCCATCGCGTTCGCGATCCTCGCACTTATCTTGCGCCCTTACTCGCTGTGAGCGAAAGTCCGCCGACAAACCGAGATGCCAGGCCGGCATCGTTGCTTTGCCTGAGCGACATGGCCTATAGCGAGTCCTTCGTGGGGTATTCCGCCAGCGGTCTGTCAGACGAATTGGCGCAGGACGTTGTTCGCTGGTTGCATGTTCTGACCAGCAGTTCGCTCGCGCTCTATTGGTACCTGATGACCAGCGCCAAGTTTGGCGTTGAACGGGACACGATTCTCAAGGAAGACATCGACTCGCTTCCTTTCGTGCCGCCTGACCGTCTCACCTCCCAGCAACGCATAGAGGTGCGACGGCTGTCGGCTTCCATAGAACGTGGCGAGTGTCCTTGGGATGAAGTCGATAGCACAGTGGCACGCATTCTCAAGCTCTCTGTGGTTGATCGCGCGGTCGTGTCGGACACATTGGCCAGCGGTTTGCCATTCACGGAGAACCAGCGGATTGCCCAGCTTGTCCCTTCTTACGATGAGCTTTCCGAGTTTTGCGAACAGCTGGAGCGGACCGCCAACGAGGTGCTGGCAACGACGAAGCGCGCGGTGCGTGCTCGACCAATTGGCCATCGGTGGAGTCAGTCGTTCGGCTGGCGCTTTGTGAAGCTTTCGTTCTCGGGCTGCCGCGATGAAAAGTCCAACGCGGATGAGCAGGATGAACCACTCATGGCCGCTTTCGCAAAGATCGCTGCGAATTTCCAGACACCCAGGGTGATCGTGAACACCAAAGCCGGTGATGTGGTGGTGGGCATGCTCGCACAGCGGCATTTCTGGACTGCTAGGGGAATGATGACTTTGTTGGCAGAGTTGTTTGGAGAAACTGGGCATGGCTAG
- a CDS encoding DNA/RNA non-specific endonuclease codes for MFSWPRRVRLATALVLSLASVSPNLSWARSPQFDSGALFTPQPTSFAQCPQFFANGVPPAITPRPQLRELCYEAFAVLHSGTTRTPVFVAQRLNRQSVEDADEKRAKRFFADARLPSGERAELEDYKNSGYSRGHMAPAGDMPTPTAMAQSFSLANMVPQNPQQNGGAWNKIEQDTRRYARRAKGDVFVITGPVFTDSGPRIGANGVKVPTYLYKLVYDVTTQRAWAHWQENREGETVSRPISYQELVKRTGVEFLPKSALQH; via the coding sequence TTGTTTTCTTGGCCACGCCGTGTTCGCCTGGCCACCGCGCTGGTCCTGTCTCTGGCCAGTGTCAGTCCGAATCTCTCCTGGGCTCGCTCGCCGCAGTTCGACAGTGGGGCCCTGTTCACACCGCAGCCCACCAGCTTTGCGCAGTGCCCTCAGTTTTTTGCGAATGGGGTTCCCCCTGCAATCACACCCCGACCTCAGTTGCGGGAGCTTTGTTATGAAGCCTTTGCCGTGCTTCACAGTGGTACCACCCGGACGCCCGTGTTTGTGGCGCAGCGCTTGAACCGCCAGAGTGTGGAAGATGCCGATGAGAAGCGGGCCAAGCGGTTCTTTGCCGATGCGCGACTTCCCAGTGGTGAGCGAGCGGAACTGGAGGACTACAAGAACTCTGGGTACAGCCGCGGGCACATGGCACCTGCGGGGGACATGCCTACCCCAACGGCGATGGCACAAAGCTTCAGCCTGGCCAATATGGTTCCCCAGAACCCCCAACAGAACGGGGGCGCCTGGAACAAGATTGAGCAAGATACGCGGCGCTATGCGCGAAGGGCCAAAGGGGATGTGTTTGTAATCACCGGGCCGGTGTTCACAGACAGTGGGCCTCGCATTGGCGCCAATGGGGTGAAGGTGCCCACCTATTTGTACAAGCTGGTCTATGACGTCACCACCCAAAGGGCCTGGGCGCATTGGCAAGAGAACCGGGAAGGTGAGACAGTGAGTCGGCCGATCAGCTATCAGGAGTTGGTCAAGAGGACGGGGGTGGAGTTTTTGCCAAAAAGTGCGCTGCAGCATTGA
- a CDS encoding PfkB family carbohydrate kinase translates to MVFGMVEGRPKVIAKRAVYDPQDGSKSRHFEDNGSSADVLAQVVSWSEGRALTGFKDPKDIAAALLARPSTSVAIIKCGPQGALVATHLNQAWVHSFPTKNVYKIGSGDVFSASFAYGWMCLQQAPVAAAWFASRCVAHYVEHGVDRLNEKLVATFISEANAAHAKHGAGERRFIPEGQIYLAGPFFNVGQQWVIDETRGALQDMGFRVFSPIHDVGEGLADDIAGADLKALNESLVVLAILDGGDPGTLFEVGYARARGIPVVAVAEDVPPSALTMLEGSDCDVVQDLTSAIYRTCWTLMGDV, encoded by the coding sequence TTGGTCTTTGGTATGGTGGAAGGTAGACCGAAGGTCATCGCCAAAAGGGCTGTATACGACCCGCAGGATGGTAGTAAATCTCGGCACTTTGAAGATAACGGTTCAAGCGCCGATGTGCTGGCCCAAGTCGTTTCATGGTCCGAAGGGCGGGCCTTGACAGGATTCAAGGACCCAAAGGACATCGCCGCAGCTTTGCTGGCTAGACCAAGTACCAGTGTTGCCATTATCAAGTGCGGACCTCAAGGCGCACTGGTTGCTACACATTTAAACCAAGCTTGGGTGCACTCATTTCCAACAAAGAATGTGTACAAGATTGGCTCTGGGGATGTGTTTTCGGCCTCATTTGCTTATGGATGGATGTGCCTCCAACAAGCTCCTGTCGCTGCGGCTTGGTTCGCATCACGATGTGTTGCTCATTATGTTGAGCATGGGGTGGATCGGTTGAATGAGAAATTGGTCGCAACTTTCATAAGTGAGGCCAACGCGGCACATGCTAAGCATGGAGCGGGGGAACGCCGGTTTATACCCGAAGGACAGATTTACCTAGCAGGCCCATTTTTCAACGTTGGTCAGCAATGGGTAATCGACGAAACTCGCGGCGCTTTGCAGGACATGGGTTTCCGTGTCTTTTCGCCCATTCACGATGTGGGAGAAGGGCTGGCAGACGATATTGCTGGAGCTGATCTGAAGGCCTTGAATGAGTCACTGGTGGTTCTGGCGATTCTTGATGGGGGTGACCCTGGCACGCTCTTTGAAGTTGGCTACGCAAGGGCTCGTGGTATCCCCGTTGTGGCCGTAGCGGAAGACGTACCGCCCTCAGCATTAACTATGCTTGAGGGTTCTGACTGCGACGTCGTTCAGGATCTGACATCAGCCATCTATAGAACCTGCTGGACCCTGATGGGCGATGTCTAG
- a CDS encoding TniB family NTP-binding protein gives MDFAHLHSDAQAVLQSSLEDRLHFVRKDRFIEYPAAEAILRDLADVVTYPRVQRPPCRAVIADSDNGKTSLTSELINRNPVVLDATGNPITKVLWAECPPAPDEGRLFSAILTALDIPHRPDAAPERLEAVVSQELISHQTTTLVIDELHAMLNGTARNQRLFMAALKRLSNTRNISVVCSGTQEVTRALATDPQFMTRFQKLALPRWQANADFQRLLASFEMYIPLPKPSGLSQGKLVQLIYTKSARTIGSVRAIVRAAAEMALREGESRITYVLLDKAIDELVKRLLNGGRTDGAI, from the coding sequence ATGGACTTTGCGCATCTTCATTCCGACGCTCAGGCGGTGCTGCAGTCCTCCCTGGAGGATCGCCTCCACTTTGTGCGCAAAGATCGATTCATTGAGTATCCGGCCGCTGAGGCCATCTTGCGAGATCTTGCGGATGTGGTGACCTATCCTCGTGTCCAGCGACCACCGTGCCGAGCAGTGATTGCAGACAGCGACAACGGAAAGACCTCGTTGACCAGCGAGCTTATAAATCGCAATCCGGTGGTTCTGGATGCGACTGGAAACCCCATCACCAAGGTGTTGTGGGCAGAGTGTCCGCCGGCGCCCGATGAGGGCCGCCTGTTCAGCGCGATCCTTACCGCCTTGGACATTCCGCACAGGCCCGATGCCGCGCCGGAGCGATTGGAGGCGGTCGTCTCGCAGGAGTTGATCTCCCACCAGACAACTACCCTGGTGATTGATGAGCTGCACGCGATGCTCAATGGAACTGCGCGCAATCAGCGATTGTTCATGGCGGCGCTCAAGCGGCTCTCCAACACGCGCAATATTTCTGTAGTCTGCAGCGGCACCCAGGAGGTAACGCGAGCGCTTGCCACTGATCCCCAGTTCATGACCCGGTTTCAGAAGCTTGCCTTGCCCAGGTGGCAGGCCAATGCGGATTTCCAGCGCTTGCTGGCAAGCTTTGAGATGTACATTCCGTTGCCCAAGCCATCTGGTTTAAGCCAAGGCAAGCTGGTCCAGCTGATCTATACGAAGTCTGCTCGCACCATTGGATCTGTGCGTGCGATCGTGCGGGCAGCCGCAGAGATGGCCTTGCGCGAAGGTGAGAGTCGGATTACCTACGTCCTGCTAGACAAAGCGATAGACGAGCTCGTCAAGCGCCTTCTCAATGGAGGGCGCACCGATGGTGCAATCTAA
- a CDS encoding 8-oxoguanine DNA glycosylase: MTQTVVFELAGKMVQRDLPDPNVRVWNDIAWGEHYCLFTPAYWVSHVWMNQLDTVVSSPYYSQRSLAEEIAFCMLSGFGITAELAGAAFQTCRSRGLIEQRCTEPDVWTDTLKTPLWVNGKEVHYRYPNQKAKFLADAMNHLDAGHIECGSGRALRDSLLQIKGCGHKTAGFIARNYLDSDEVAILDIHVVRAGLLLDLFSEQDTVEKDYEEMEQRYIDFCNAIQVRPSVLDCIVWSHMRTLGSCAIDAVKFKSGQLVKNSPRARKPHQLSFAM, translated from the coding sequence ATGACCCAGACCGTGGTGTTTGAGTTGGCGGGGAAGATGGTTCAACGAGACCTTCCCGACCCAAATGTTCGCGTTTGGAACGATATCGCCTGGGGTGAACACTACTGCTTGTTCACACCAGCTTACTGGGTCTCGCATGTCTGGATGAATCAGCTCGACACCGTTGTGAGCTCACCGTATTACTCTCAAAGATCGTTGGCTGAAGAGATCGCTTTTTGTATGCTCAGCGGCTTTGGAATTACCGCAGAGCTCGCGGGCGCAGCGTTTCAAACATGTCGCAGCCGTGGACTCATTGAGCAGCGTTGTACTGAGCCTGATGTGTGGACTGACACGTTAAAAACACCATTGTGGGTGAATGGCAAAGAAGTTCATTACCGGTATCCCAATCAGAAGGCCAAATTTTTAGCAGACGCTATGAACCATCTAGATGCTGGTCATATTGAGTGCGGAAGTGGCAGGGCGCTTCGTGATTCACTTTTGCAAATTAAAGGTTGCGGTCACAAGACCGCTGGCTTCATAGCGCGGAATTACTTGGACTCGGATGAAGTAGCTATTCTGGATATCCATGTAGTCCGAGCAGGCCTTTTGCTGGATCTTTTCTCTGAGCAAGATACGGTTGAGAAGGACTATGAGGAAATGGAGCAACGGTACATCGACTTTTGCAATGCGATACAGGTACGCCCCTCTGTACTAGACTGCATTGTTTGGAGCCACATGCGCACACTGGGATCGTGCGCAATCGATGCGGTCAAGTTCAAATCTGGCCAGTTGGTGAAAAATTCCCCCAGGGCACGAAAGCCACACCAGCTTTCTTTTGCGATGTAG
- a CDS encoding DNA adenine methylase translates to MRYDGGKGVAYPHIINLMPPHLRYIESHLGGGAVMRHKRPAPIQIGLEIDSCVIRSYGHAFNALCELVNADALDWLAQVELDQDTLIYVDPPYHPSTRRRSRVYRHDYTEQDHEKLLTLLNNVPAKVMISGYDCALYQTMLRGWNKHCFMVQSHIGPRQESLWFNFPKPNHLHDDRYMGSGFREREVIKRRQHRLKERLLNLSAQERASIHSWLGQQLVQGAMQ, encoded by the coding sequence ATGAGATACGACGGCGGTAAAGGGGTTGCATACCCACACATCATCAATCTGATGCCTCCTCACTTGAGGTACATCGAATCGCACCTGGGTGGTGGGGCTGTCATGCGACATAAAAGACCCGCCCCTATTCAGATCGGCCTGGAGATCGATAGCTGCGTGATTCGGTCTTATGGGCATGCGTTCAACGCGCTGTGCGAACTTGTCAACGCTGACGCATTAGATTGGTTGGCTCAAGTAGAGCTTGACCAGGATACGTTGATTTATGTCGACCCTCCATACCACCCGTCCACGCGACGTCGCTCTCGGGTGTACAGGCATGACTACACGGAGCAGGACCATGAAAAGCTGCTGACTTTGCTCAACAACGTCCCAGCCAAAGTCATGATCTCTGGGTACGACTGCGCCCTTTACCAGACCATGCTCAGAGGCTGGAACAAGCATTGCTTCATGGTTCAGAGTCACATAGGACCTCGACAAGAAAGTCTTTGGTTCAACTTCCCAAAGCCAAACCACCTGCACGATGACAGATATATGGGAAGTGGTTTTCGCGAGCGGGAGGTTATCAAACGTCGCCAGCATCGACTCAAAGAGCGCTTGCTCAACCTTTCTGCACAAGAGCGTGCTTCCATCCATTCGTGGCTGGGTCAGCAACTCGTTCAAGGTGCAATGCAATGA
- a CDS encoding toll/interleukin-1 receptor domain-containing protein yields MFFSYCHADEALRDQLEKQLAMLKRQGVIETWHDRRISAGQEVDAAIDDHINGDEIILLLVSPDFIASDYCYNIEMARAMERHNAKDAIVIPVILRPCDWHHAPFGKLLGTPQDGKPVTLWPDRDEAFLQVAKEVRKAADRWHNQSRALSQTERSDTTALPPTQQAVVAGPRSSNLRVAKTFTQLDKDRFQIDTFEYIARYFENSLKELQARNPGYEGVFRRIDANRFVAAIYKDGEDAAKATVFTGGQMGAAIYYSQGDSFSGNSYNEALSVQADDQALFLTSLGMSFRGRQKQKLSQEGAAETLWEIVIGPLQRGR; encoded by the coding sequence GTGTTCTTCTCATATTGCCATGCCGATGAGGCGTTGCGAGACCAACTGGAAAAACAACTGGCCATGCTCAAGCGTCAGGGGGTCATCGAAACCTGGCACGACCGAAGAATCAGTGCCGGTCAAGAGGTCGACGCTGCTATTGACGACCACATCAATGGCGACGAGATAATTCTGTTGTTGGTGAGCCCCGATTTCATTGCCTCTGACTATTGCTACAACATTGAGATGGCACGTGCAATGGAGCGCCACAACGCCAAGGATGCCATTGTCATTCCCGTTATCCTACGTCCATGCGATTGGCACCACGCTCCATTCGGCAAGCTACTTGGCACCCCTCAGGATGGAAAACCGGTCACTCTCTGGCCTGATAGGGACGAGGCCTTTCTGCAGGTAGCGAAGGAGGTTCGCAAAGCGGCCGACAGGTGGCACAATCAATCGAGAGCGCTCTCGCAAACCGAGCGCTCCGATACAACTGCCTTGCCGCCAACTCAGCAGGCGGTAGTGGCTGGACCACGTTCGAGCAACCTTCGGGTTGCCAAGACCTTCACTCAGCTGGACAAAGACCGGTTCCAGATTGATACCTTCGAGTACATCGCGCGCTATTTCGAAAACTCTCTGAAAGAGCTCCAGGCAAGAAACCCGGGCTACGAAGGTGTATTTCGTCGGATCGACGCTAACCGGTTTGTTGCAGCCATCTACAAAGATGGCGAGGATGCCGCAAAAGCGACGGTATTTACTGGCGGGCAAATGGGAGCAGCGATCTACTATAGCCAAGGCGATTCGTTTAGTGGGAACTCTTATAACGAGGCTCTTTCGGTGCAAGCGGACGACCAAGCTCTTTTTCTTACGAGCTTAGGGATGTCGTTTCGTGGACGACAAAAGCAGAAGCTATCGCAGGAAGGTGCCGCAGAAACTCTCTGGGAGATCGTTATAGGGCCGCTTCAGCGCGGAAGATGA
- a CDS encoding HU family DNA-binding protein yields the protein MNRADLVAILAAKNDLSKVSANAVLDTLIDTIQTAVKKGDAVQLVGFGTFKSAKRAARTGKNPSTGAALKIPASTVPKFVAGAKFKAVVDPKAAKRKADKAGK from the coding sequence ATGAACCGTGCCGACCTCGTTGCCATCCTCGCCGCCAAGAATGATCTGTCCAAGGTCTCAGCCAATGCCGTACTGGACACTCTGATCGACACCATCCAGACCGCCGTGAAGAAGGGCGATGCCGTTCAACTGGTGGGCTTTGGCACCTTCAAGTCCGCCAAGCGTGCGGCACGCACGGGCAAGAACCCTTCGACTGGCGCAGCACTGAAGATACCTGCGAGCACGGTGCCGAAGTTTGTGGCGGGCGCCAAGTTCAAGGCGGTGGTGGATCCCAAGGCTGCAAAGCGCAAGGCGGATAAGGCAGGCAAGTAA